Genomic segment of Mercurialis annua linkage group LG6, ddMerAnnu1.2, whole genome shotgun sequence:
ATCACCATCAACATTACGAACCTGTAGAcctcaagccaaacatttcagtATTTAATCCACAGAAAATAAATGAGCAATAGCATTGGTGTCCTTGTTATAATAGCAATAAATCAGAGTTGTTGATCATTATAATGAGGATCATCATTAACATACTAGAAATTCAATGAGTTTCAACCTAGAAAGGAGAAAGGGAAAAGCACCATTGACAAAATCAAACAGCAGAACCAATACAACGTACCATTTGTTTCAACCTACCGCTTCATCTCATTTCACAATTATTAGTTAACATATCCATACTAGTAAATTTAGGAATATTTTCATGTTAGATCCCTTTTAAGGAACAAAAAGGACTAAACTATGTTAGGTATGTTCTATACAGTCTATAGAGAGATGCAATTTTCTGAGTCCATACAATAATGCCTCATGAAGCAAGAGTACCCTTCTAGTGCGTAATTTGGGGGGGAGTGAAAGATAGGGAGAGGAAGAATTAAGCCAGGAGGACAGAAAACCAAGGAAATGGGAACAATATATAATCCACTAGCTCGACTTACAGCTTCCTATCTGATCATCTGCTGCAGTAGCAACCAGGTCTTCTATTGCAACATCCTTTGCCAGAAATTGAAGGAGTTAATGATTTATGCATCCTAACTTAGCACTTGCAAAAGCCAATGAGCATGTCAAATTGTCAATAATGAACAATTTTCCCATTCCATTGACAATAAAGATAATCACTTACAAAAAGGGGGATACTAGCAACCCTATAGGACAAAACCTAGAAACGAAGATAtattgattactccaatttacAATACAAAACTATCCTCCTGCTCCATGAGAGTCTCATTTTTTGAATGACTTGGTAAATGATGAAACAGATATGACAAGGGCCAGAAGACACCATACTTCTTTATCACATTTATTACACTTGGTAAATATGATGCATAGCTGCCAGCTAGAAACTCCTTCTATGGGCCTCAAGCATTgactaaatgaaaaaaaaagctaGGCTAATAAGTAATAATCTTCGAGATAAGATCGTCTTCCTTTCAACAGATGCCATGCAGTTTATTTTTACCAACTTTCAAGATATATATTGAAATAGGTGAAAAATCAGGAATGGTCGCAGAAATTGAGTGtcaagaaaaattaaaagcaaattaaaagattaaagaTGTGAGAAAAAGTGCGACATACCATAGCAATAGCCAGATTTCCAGGAGATACTGCTAAACCTAGGCATGAAAGAAATGTATCTGGAAGCTGCagacaattttaatattttctttagCCAGAATAAACAGACAAGGACCAAGAACAGAGAAAAAGATAAGCTAAATGCCGTACATCAGTTGAGCTCGTCAGACCAGGGGTATTTGAAGGAAAAGGTACTTCACATAGAGAATTCCCGCGCAATAGCCAGCAATGGACATAATTATCCTAAGGCATTcaagttaaaaaaaaagatataaggTCAATTAACAGTAAAACTGATAGATTTTGTTGGTGTAACATATAGAAACATGTAATAAAAGCATACAATGTCATGTAATGACAGAAAATTTTCATATGAAATTTCTCTCTTCTACCCACAGATTAAGCCATATAGGGTTAGGTCATGTCTAGGGACCTTCCAAGTAATAGAGATAAACTGATAAAATTAGCAAAAGGTCGGCTACAGAGGTTTTATGCCATGCAGGTCTGGCACGATTAACAGCACTCTCGAACAATATATAAAGGGCTTAGGCATCCATCTTAACTTAAAAGGAATACCAAACAAGATTGAATTGTATCACAATAACAGTTATGCCTCATGTGCAAGATGCAAGGGGAACACCCCTTGTGCATTAACGCAGAAAAAGATATGTAACCTGCAATTAGGTGCCTGCCTTGTGCTGGCATAAAGCACCTCCCAACAAAACAATTAGCACACATCATTTTCCCATTTTACTTGTTATCTCATAAAGAGAGAACCAATGACTCGGCCATTTATGAGAGCATACCATCTTCTCATGCAcactaaatcaaaataaaacaacaaaagAAGAAATGATATTTTACAAAAAGGAAAGAAAGGAACCTACTGTTTGAAAACCCTGGCACATAACCAGAAATATTGTCTCACTATCACACTCTCTTTCTGTCATCCATCTTttatttcttacttttcttatttattattttcctttATGCAACGAGTCCAGCTTATGGTGGACCATggtcattttctttttttttcctttagaAACAAGACTTTATGATACTTCTTGATCCTTTTGTTTccctttttctcaaattttataatatgaatATGACAAGTCTTACATAAtgatttatcttaatttttaaattctataGCACTTCACCTTCATCAAGCACAGACCTCCTACAAGGCTCCAGCTTCAAGTTTTAACTGCCTTGCATCTTAAATAACACTGGAATTAGACAATCCAGATTAGCCATAATTTCTAGAAAACTTACCAATTGTTtctaggcttaatcaccaaaaaaaaacccaccttttagccccttttcaaatgcaccctgacgttgcaattttgtcagttgcaccctaattcgcacctttagttttcaattccaccctcaagtactaaattggtctctttttcatttggtgattaagccttgtTTCTATTGAAAAAAGGAACAAATAACCACATGCATTGATTGACTCTAGCCAAAAATGATCTGAAATTTCCACTGGGATTCAGGCTCCAACTGAAACTTCAGAACCACCCCAACAATGTTCAAAATATAGCCTATATATAACATAGACAAATCTTAACTTTAAATATGAGAGATTTAATGTCCATAATGTACTTAAAACTAATGTTTTCTTGAGCCTCAAGCAGTGTAGGTGATGATAAATAACATCAGTAAGACAGCCCATAGATGTAATAAGTGCATGTTTTCCATGAAAATGAAATAAGTTAAATGTTATATCACATCCCCTTaattcaatttctttaaaataccaatgttattttcaaatttacatATAATTCAATAATTCAGTGGCATGCCTAGTGAATTTCCAATTTTGCACAATCTCACTATggaaaaagtatattttatgtaGAGAAAAAAAATGCTTATAGTGATCATGAAAATCACACGAGGAGAAAGAATATTGAAACATCAAAAGAGAAACTATTAATCGTGCCTTATACTAGATCTAGTGGTGAAGATCATGACATCTAGGAGTAGAGACTCAAATCTTGTCAACTATGACCGGGATCCAAAATACTCAAAAAGAAAGTAATAACAAGTTCGACCTAGACCTGACTTGGAAAAAGCataaaaaggaaaattaaataaataattcacTATGAGATATTATACCTGACCGCAGCTATACAAACATCCTTCAAAAGCCCATGCTAGACCTGTAACCTGAcaaaacattaagaaaataaatgatAGTAAAGATGTGGTGTGCAACTAAACAACAATGAGATACTTACAATACATTCATGTCTGTCGCTTAACCCAGCTTTAGAAAATTTGCAACTAGATATGTCACATGTCCAAATTTCAAAAGAACCGGATCCTTTCCCAACTGCTAAGAGCACTCTTTCCAGTATTTGAACAGGGATTTGTAGTGAAAGTACTGAGACTGGAGGATTATTACTAGAGATAACCTATTGATTAACTAAACATCAGAAAAggtaatttataaagaaacagAACATGAACAAATTAGATATAAATCAGTACATGTCTGACTATAAAAATGAATGTAAGAGCTACCTCTTTCAGAAGAAAAAATGGAGGGTCGTTATAGTCTGATGTATCCAGCAGCTTCTCACTGTTGCTCGACCAGATCTTTACactaaagaaaataagaaatgaTATGAACAATGTATCTTTTTTTCTGTATTAATGAGATTGAATTCAGATTACTTATATGGAAACAGGAAAGTGAAAAAAGTGTATTTGACCCATCAAGCCTCAAGTCAGCAACAAAAGAGGAACTAAAGGTGGCACCATATTTTTTGCATGTACAAGAAGTTCAATTGAAGCAGTCAATTGACACAGAGTTTCATTAGATGCTCATTTATGATTAGATGATTGCTTTACCTTCAACGAGACTTACTCTATTTAAACACCCAAAAGCAGGGATATGAAGAATAAATCAATGACATTACAAGCTTAAACTTATGATGTAtcaggaaaaaaaaattgctaaataagaaaataaatgttAATTACACAGATAACCAGTTCAATAACTTATACGATATTCCGGAATTACCTAACTCACCTCCCATCAGAACTTCCACTAGCCAATAAAACTTGAGGATTGCTATTGGATCCAAGAACTGCTAAATTGATTGCAGTGACCCATGAATCGTGTGCCTGTATAAACCCAACAAGCATCATGGTAGCAGGCATCTGACTGTGCTCAACGGAGTAGCTTTGTGGTGCATCGATTCTCCACAATGAGATACTACCAGACTTCCCTCCAACTGCTATTATAGAGAACTTGTGGGGTGGTGTATTTTCAGAAGCCGAACTGGTTTTAGATGAGAAACACAATAGTGGTGACCAAGCAACAGCAATCAATGATAACATTGCACTGCGAGAAGCATATTGATTAGCAGTTATCCGTGGGAGTGAGCAGGCTTCTGGAAATTTCCTTTTCCTTTTATCAGATTCACAATCGATAGCCTGGAAATAAAGAAAAAGGTGAGTAAAAAAGTAACCGTCCGCAACTAAATAATGACAGCTAGAGTACTGGACAATAAAAATCACAGCCAGAAAAAACGTTACTTCAAACTATTACAAGTTCACATCAAAATAATATCCAGTCATAATGTTTTAACATAATAGAATTCATGATAGTCTAgcggcaaaaaaaaaaaacaggaatTCTTTGTTTATATATAGGAGTTCAGATTCAACTATCTAGGATTAGGCAATTAGTGGTCCATATGCATTAACGTAATAATGTGATTCACAGAGAATCTGTTGGCCATTGCCGTTAAGAAAAATGCAATCTAGAAAAAGTATATCAATCAGTTGCAAAAAAAGGTTTCACAACTCTCAGTCGTAAAGAACTTCAGCACAACTAATTCACAATTTTAAACTGCTAATGTTAGAAAATCTTGAAGGGTATTTTTTGGggtaaaagaaaaatataacaaGGTTGAGAAACGATTCAGAGTCAGTGATTGAAAGACTCGGTTGTATGGAAATTCTACACCTATAGAATTTGAAGCTCTACAATAGAGAGTTGATCCAAAAATCTATTAGCACGAAATTCTCAATATATTCTACCAACTCCAAAAATGCGTTAAACTCAAAATCTCTTCCATCTAATTTGCATTGTTATGGACAAATGATAGTTCATTAGTAAATCAGATCTGTCAGTTTTCTTTGAATTGATATTTGGTCTCCTATAAAATAAGTACTTTAGGCAGATGTCCTCCCACAtcagtaattttttttagatgtttattttaaaaaataaatgacgATGGAGAAAGAAAATGTAGAAAAACTACCTTCAAGCAAAAAGCTTACCTTCAGCTTTCCGCCTTTCATTTTAGCATAAGAGCTGCGTCCAGCATGGGGCTTCTCACTGTTGCTAGCAGCGACTGATAGGCCCCTGAAAGATTCAAAGTTGTTAGCTGATACACGGTCATACAAAGAACAAAGAGAATTATTACAAATCCCTAGACCTgcttcaaaatataattttaatcataaaTATAGGACGAAAGGTGATTTCGAAATAAATAAGCTTATTTTACATATCAGGACCTTTAAGAGGAAACTTTTTCTCAAAGAGAGAATAAaagcatttatttttatttttttaaataaatagtaaTGTTGTTTCACTTCAGAAGTAACGGCTATATTTCTAATCCAAGTTTTCAACCAGCTTACTACCCCGGAACAACTCCTTCTTCCTCCACCTTCCTAACCCCACTCCCCCTCCTTCCCAATGGATTACAGTTGTTCTTAATGTCTGTTACAGATGTTCGCATGCTATTAGAGAACCAATTTTAGTTTGAGCCAATTAACAAGTAGCATCTAAGTCACATAACTATTGATTGGCCTTTATCACAGATATATAAGACCCCCCCACCCACCCTCTCCCCCAAATCTCATGCTCTCAAGAACCCAATTTTCTGTTGTTCAAGTATTCTGCACAGCGCACACAACATAATGAACTGTAGCAAACAGTCCTTTGGATAGTTTTATTGTGCCGCTTTCCTCTGCTGGAATGAATTCACAACCCCTCAACAGAAACAAAAGTCTTCAATAGAGAGGTCGCAAACCAATACGGAAAAGTACAAGACAAAAAACatgaaaacaaagaaaaaaggaAAGGAACAAAAACTTACATGCCATTTGGGACCTGATCTCTTCCTCGCTTACGCTCCTTTTTACTTATAGAGTTTGGAACAAAATTTGCATGATCACTAGTGCACCCTAGCTCTGTTGTTTGCTCCTTGTAAAGCAGataaaaaagttcaatataTGATACGATACTTACAGCAAATATATAATAGCAAATACAAGATCAAATAAACATTGTACCAAGTGAACAAATTCATAGTTCAGTACAAAAGGAACTTACATGATAACACTCTGAATCAGGCATTTCTGGCTCCCAAACATTGGACTTTACTAGGTAATCATATAGCTTATCTGATAAATCCATAACCTACATATAGAATCAGAGAAAAGGAAATTGATTTCTGATCTATACACTTTAAATGTGAAATTCCTAAATATGAAATCAGagctgatttttttattttatttttaagaaaaagaaagaagaagaaaatttgatactaaaagcaaaataaaaacCATTAGAGTTGTCAAATAATGCTTGCAACAAATAAAAGTTCCAAGcgggttacaaaaaaaaaagccaTGATCCAGAGCACAACAAAAAGAAGCTTGCTAGCCCAAAAGGAATATTATGGATGGCATTCACTTAGTTGGTTTCTTTGCAGATTGTCAGCTGAAAGGGTAAATGAGCATAAAAAGCAGATTAAAATTCTACTAACTCAAAAGAAAATTTTGTCGCTGATGAGTCATATTTTGGTATACCATGTTTATGagttctttctttttttaacaTGTCTTGCATGGTTCAAATATCAGTTCACCATaattgatatatattgattCATTTTGAAGGTTAAGTGATAACGGCTTGTGCAGTTAATAAGCATCTACCTCTACCCACTCAGCACAAAATTCACTATATGGTTGTCCATAAAGTTTGACACGTCCTTCTGTGGTGCAAACAGCAAGCAAACACCTGCATGCATAGCAATGCAAGAGAAATGGAATTCTGAGCATGTGCATATCATTCTCAGAGACAATACATTGTGTGCCGAAGCAAAAGACAAGTCTACATACCCACCGTTAGACGCCAGTCCTAAAGGAGACCATGAAATGGAACGAACATATGGACGCCGATCCCGACATAGTGCAGTGGGAAGCAAGCATTCAGCAAGTAAATCTGCAAACACCATAAATTACcaaacaataattataaaacaGCTAAACATAGGTAGGGGAAAGCAGAAACCAACCACATCAAAAAACTGAGCTGAAGTTTGTTGTCTGATTCGGTTGTTCGATGAAAATGGTTAGAAAAGTTTGGAGTTTGGTTAACAGTGCAGTTAGGGGGTTTgtaaaaccgaaataaccgaagaAACCAAGCTCTTCAAAATTAAGAAGGATTTTTTTGACTTTGTATCTAAATTTAGGggcttttttgttattttacccaaaatttaaaggattttatttaattttagatatAAGTCCAAACCGAAATTAGAAACCGAAACCGAGCCGACCGAAAATTTCGgtgtttgattaaaaaatttcggttcggtcgaccatTTAGAAAATTCCGGCATCGTCCGTTCTGGTCGATTCGGAACCGATcaatgctcacccctaataaAAGAGGTGCCTAATCGCTAATTTATCCTTTTAAAGGTATAAAAACAGGCCAAACTTATGGGTTATACTGTGATACTAAAATCAGAATAATGCATGTTCATTTAACAGacaaaaatatcatattaaatgAAATTCAAGAGAACAATAACTATACCTTCGCTTTTAACTAGCCCAATTGGATAAGGATTGCATGTAGGAACGGTGATTAAGCCTCGTGACCCATAAGACAATGCTGGATTCTGCGGCAATGCTGGATTCTGATAGTTCCAAACATACAGATGAACTTAAATCAGCAgaataaacaaaatcaattgGAGAAACAAATTTGTATTAATTACCAGAATGATGACAAGGTGACCGCAGGCAACAGCGATGAGATTCTCTTCGGACCAAGCTATGGCGTTAGGGTATACAGGTGAAGCCGCTAGTGGAGCAGCTTGAAATCGTGAAGCCATGAAAATTGAGTACTCGATCAATTGTTTCACACTGAGAGCATGTATAAACACTGATGAGCTAGTTAAATAAAGACCGGCAGTTAATGTGGAAGAAGGTGAGACAATTCAAACGACGTAGTACTTATGATTTGGTGGCTGCTAAAATAGTTGTATTACTTCGAAGCAGTGATTTATAGCCAAGGACTAAGAACCAAGGATGAAAAAGTTTAGACTTGTTGTTTTTTACTGAATTAAGTGGCAATTTGCCCTCTTAAATTATAACTAATGAGCAATCaacatataaatttattttatagacAAATTAATTACAAGTTCGTTATAGCCACAAAATGTATTAATTGTCCATTCCAGGGGCAAATTGCTATATAAATCTTGTTTTACTATTATATGTGTTTTACTATTACATGTGATTTCGAGGGCTTAATTTCACTAGCGGTACCTCATATTTGAgtcttttatcacttttattctTAAAATTTAGTTTCCTTCTGAATTTTTAAGTCTCGGTTTGacgataaattaaaaaatctgtGTCCAATTTTTAACTAACATTAGTAATGTTCGATAACGTGGCATCAATGATAAAAATGCAAAAGACAACAGATGAAAATAAGCCGATTTCAAAAATACTATCAGGGTAATCGGTTCGACCCGGAAATAAAAATTTGGTACGggcttttttcttttgaaaaataagCCATTGGGCCATCCCTTCATAAGCCCCGAAAGAGAAAGCCCAACAAGGTCTCCCATCTCCGATTTCATTCATAATCAAAACCCTAGACCTATAAATTCAACTGCATCAAATTATCTCTCACGTTAATCTTCATTGCTGCCCCTCCTCCTCCATTTTCCAGGTCTGATTTCGAATACCCACAATATTATTTCATTAGGGTTTGTTtcattatcattaattttatttaataatcgcAGATAATTGAATCTTTAGAAGGGGTTTTTAACAATGTCTAACCAAGAACTCGCTTGTACTTTGGCTGTCTTGATCCTCCACGACGATAATGTCGCCATCACTGTAATTACCCttatcttaattttttgtttgattttaaaaatgatgctaattttaatattaatatgtgaattttgtatttgattttattGTATAGGCGGAGAAGATTGCTACCTTAGTGAAGGAAGCCAATGTGCCAATTGAATCATACTGGCCAAGGTTGTTTGCCAAGCTGGCTGAAAAGAGAAATGTCGACGATCTTTTAATGAACGTCGGTTCTGGCGGCGCTGCTGCTCCTGTTGCTGTTGGAGCTCCTGCTGGAGGTGCTGCGGCCGCGGCTGCTGCTCCTGCTGCTGAAGAGAAGAAGGTATATTTTGctatgttttgtttttgtattattaattagtttagaTATATACGAGATTTGTTAAGATTGTTTTGCTGATTGTTATTTGTAACTTGTTTTTGTTGTATCCAGGAGGAGCCAAAGGAAGAAAGTGATGACGACATGGGCTTTAGCTTGTTCGATTAGGTGCTTTCAATCCTTTTTTATCGAATCATTAGTGCTTTTTGGTTATTTCTGCAAGTAGGCAAAAGATAGGTTTCATTTATTGTGTTTTGAGACTAATTGAAACAGTTGTATGTTGAAAAGGTTAAGTTTTGAGTAATCTGAGATAATTTACGCTCTTGGTATACTTTTAAGTATTCCTTTATATTCAATTGTACACTGCAAATTCTAAATTAGTGGATCTTTTGGACCATTGATTTGATTGTTCTGTCACTTGTCGGAAAATCTCTTACTGAACTTCTTTATGCTATGCATTTTAATGCTTCGAGTAAAAATTCAATACAATAATAGGTGTTTTGTTGCTAATCAAGAATTTTAGATATTCTGGCCTTGGCTATATTTAGCTGTAATAATTTGTTATTTGTGTGAGGCTACTTATTATCTGCACAAGTATGTTCCAAAATGGATTTAGAAGCTGTTTTGTGGTCTTTCTGCGATAGTAAAGTCCTGCTATTTGAACGTGCTCGGCAAAATGTTCTCATTGAATGGTTATCTTGTAGAAATGGGATTATGTTCAATAATTTATTTCGACCTGTTGTTTCCTTCCATGACATTTTTGGATCCTATTAGCCATAGTGTTGATAATTTTCTTTCAATCCTCCCGATTTTCATCAGTGATTGATTTGTTATGTTGTTGATGTGAGGCTTGAACTTGTGGACTTTGTTCTGCTTACAATTATTTGAGCATCTTCTTAGCACCAAGCTTATTTGCGTTATGCAATCTGTCAATGCTTGTTATGCAATCTGTCAATGCTtgttaaatttacatttttttttttacttttcagCCTCGTACAATTTATAGTCTGGTCAATTAAAACAATGTTATGAATTGCTCTACAAACCTGGGAGAGTAAAATCAAGCATCAGAAGATGCAGTCTTGTTGCCCAACTCGGTCTCTTCATATTTCATGCAAATGTTTATTGGTCATTGAAATACTATCTTATAGTTTATTGTGCTTGATTTTGTGGAATTGTCCCTTTGGAGTGTTGACATTGTAGACAACCAAATGATATGCATTTTCTGCTTCTTTGTCCAACATTTTCTTACCATTTTAATATGGTTATATGGATTCTGCATTGTAGTAGCATTGTTTTTAAACCCTAATCTTCTCTCTTATGTTCCCACCAAAATTCTTAAATTTCAATCCACAATTAGAAAAATCCTTGAcgttttattaattgtttacaAAAATCCTTTATGTCGGTAGCTGAAGtgttataaaacataaaaatggcAAAAACATATAGATGTACTCCAGATATTTTACTcaaagaaaattttcaattttcaatatcAACTCGATTTCAACTGTAACTTTCAAAAGTGTCTGAATTTGAAAGCGTCACAAATAGGCTCATAAAATCAAAATAGAGGTACGAATAGATCTCTCATTCAAAACTATCCATAAAATTGTTAAATCTATATATAATTACTAAACTTATCTCAACTCTTTTCAATATTTACAAACCCTTTCATgattaaaagataaaacatcTAAAAATATTACCATTTTGATGCCATCttctatttattttgtatagtgttagttgtcaattttattctatGCTTGTAGATTTTAGCTCTTAAAAAGATTGAAAtaacaaataacaaataaaatgcaTCACTGCGATTTTTTTGGTTGAAACATATGTTGAGTAAATCAGGAGTCTATAAGATTTCAATTGCTATTGTTGAAACTGCGCGTAGATCAGATCGTGTTTAGATTGTGGTCGAAAATGCCCTTTTTGCGAACTTTGTAAATCATCGATCATTCAGTCAACACAacatttatttatcaaaatcgGCCAGCATTATTAGTTAGCTTAGATGCATCTGAAGTGACAATGTTTACGGAGTAGCAATATTTTCCTTGGCTAGAGGAGCAATCTCCTCTCCGTCGATCCCGGATTCACTTCCCGCAACCTCCAAACTTAACAGCAACTGCTCCCACTTTTTTGCAGGGCCCTGTTCCATCACCATTTAATTTTCAACTCAACAACAATCAAGAATCaatgattttatgatttattcAACTTAACACTATTAGCTGCTTCTCTCTTTGTTGGTTTACCTTCCATGAAAGATCTTGAGCCATACAATTCTGTATCATTTCCGCCAAAGCATGAGTACCATAAACGCTTAGTGCCCTCTTCACTGTTTTTGCAATGGCAATTGCATCCGCAGGATCAACTTTATCACACTGAAGCAAAACAACAGAACATTAATCACCCTTGTTTCGAACAAAATACACTAGCTAAAAAGTATGTTGTACGGAAACCAACCTAACGAAAATGCTTCTAAAATCATTCTGAAActcttatatttataatatattcttgtaaaaataTTGTTTGTCGGTTTTCGCATTGAGCACTGTTTTTCAAATTGGATGTTTTCCATTTAAGTGTTTCTATTTTCGTGCTATATATTACATAGGATGTATCCTTACCTCGACGCTGAAAGCACCCATATGAAAACCTGTATAACCTTCTAAAACAGTATCAACAAGACCCCCTGTTGAAGCAACAATAGGCACCTGTATAAGATTTCAGACAGGCCTCAGGTTAACGCTTTTCGTTTGTATAAAACGTTTTCCAGTGCAGTACTAGTGTTGAAAGGCCTTACTGTTCCATATCGCATTGCGTGTAACTGAATCAGACCACATGGTTCAAATCTACTCGGGACTAATATAAAGTCAGCCCCGGCTATGATCATATGCGCTAGAGGAACGTTGAATTTCGCCACTCCTTGAGCCTTTCCGGGATATAACTTCGCCAGTTGCAATATCTGTTGCTCCATTTGCTTTTTGCCGGTGCCCTGTAAGGAATTAAAGATTCTTTTCTGTCAGTAAATTATGTTAATCGACTTAGTTAAACTAAAGGATCTACTAATcgaa
This window contains:
- the LOC126685889 gene encoding uncharacterized protein LOC126685889, yielding MASRFQAAPLAASPVYPNAIAWSEENLIAVACGHLVIILNPALPQNPALSYGSRGLITVPTCNPYPIGLVKSEDLLAECLLPTALCRDRRPYVRSISWSPLGLASNGGCLLAVCTTEGRVKLYGQPYSEFCAEWVEVMDLSDKLYDYLVKSNVWEPEMPDSECYHEQTTELGCTSDHANFVPNSISKKERKRGRDQVPNGMGLSVAASNSEKPHAGRSSYAKMKGGKLKAIDCESDKRKRKFPEACSLPRITANQYASRSAMLSLIAVAWSPLLCFSSKTSSASENTPPHKFSIIAVGGKSGSISLWRIDAPQSYSVEHSQMPATMMLVGFIQAHDSWVTAINLAVLGSNSNPQVLLASGSSDGSVKIWSSNSEKLLDTSDYNDPPFFLLKEVISSNNPPVSVLSLQIPVQILERVLLAVGKGSGSFEIWTCDISSCKFSKAGLSDRHECIVTGLAWAFEGCLYSCGQDNYVHCWLLRGNSLCEVPFPSNTPGLTSSTDLPDTFLSCLGLAVSPGNLAIAMVRNVDGDLLDPMYEARTFKAVVEFFWIGGQQWDPLSNTSLELANESFFGFSEKELAYWESSILWSLKKIENSKKPQVMWDSIAALLAFKKLIPEYVNHILAKWLSITYLGSHMNLSVDEILMRISINFPKVTSRLLHLLNIICRCLVLSELNSDEINRELDLREPTRTMVKGQSLWMELLFRSEKELRQRLVSLSFYAILVKTASQPGYWYPIGVAQMEQWVELNCDHIKDQLKVLTEGLWKQRRLSSVDVEEQCSYCSASVPFNSPEIASCRGLEQNHKLARCAVSMQVCPVKPLWFCKCCSRQISKLAPEALFTMARYPQDFKSLMDSSCLLEKMSKPLCPFCGILLQRLQPDFLLSASPV
- the LOC126685899 gene encoding 60S acidic ribosomal protein P1, which translates into the protein MSNQELACTLAVLILHDDNVAITAEKIATLVKEANVPIESYWPRLFAKLAEKRNVDDLLMNVGSGGAAAPVAVGAPAGGAAAAAAAPAAEEKKEEPKEESDDDMGFSLFD